A genomic segment from Vanacampus margaritifer isolate UIUO_Vmar chromosome 3, RoL_Vmar_1.0, whole genome shotgun sequence encodes:
- the rab35b gene encoding ras-related protein Rab-35b isoform X1, whose translation MARDYDYLFKLLIIGDSGVGKSSLLLRFADNTFSGSYITTIGVDFKIRTVEINGEKVKLQIWDTAGQERFRTITSTYYRGTHGVIVVYDVTSAESFVNVKRWLHEINQNCDDVCRILVGNKNDDPNSKVVETDDAQKFAEQMGINLFETSAKENINVEEMFNCITELVLRAKKEVLAKQQQQQQNDVVKLTRNSKRKKKCC comes from the exons ATGGCCAGGGACTACGATTACCTCTTCAAGCTGCTCATCATCGGTGACAGCG GAGTGGGCAAGAGCAGTCTCCTGCTTCGTTTCGCAGACAACACTTTTTCAG GTAGCTACATCACCACAATTGGAGTGGACTTCAAGATCCGGACGGTGGAGATCAATGGGGAGAAGGTGAAGTTACAGATCTGGGATACAGCAGGACAGGAGCGCTTTCGCACCATCACATCCAC gTATTACAGAGGAACGCACGGGGTCATCGTGGTGTACGACGTGACGAGCGCAGAGTCCTTCGTCAACGTCAAGCGATGGTTACATGAAATCAACCAGAACTGTGATGATGTGTGCCGAATATTAG TGGGAAACAAAAACGACGACCCCAACTCCAAGGTGGTGGAGACCGACGACGCGCAGAAGTTTGCCGAACAAATGGGCATCAACCTGTTTGAGACCAGCGCAAAAGAGAACATCAACGTGGAAGAG aTGTTCAACTGCATCACGGAGCTGGTGCTGCGCGCCAAGAAGGAGGTCCTTgccaagcagcagcagcagcaacagaacGACGTGGTCAAACTCACTCGGAACAGTAAACGCAAGAAAAAGTGCTGCTAG
- the rab35b gene encoding ras-related protein Rab-35b isoform X2: MARDYDYLFKLLIIGDSGVGKSSLLLRFADNTFSGSYITTIGVDFKIRTVEINGEKVKLQIWDTAGQERFRTITSTYYRGTHGVIVVYDVTSAESFVNVKRWLHEINQNCDDVCRILDVQLHHGAGAARQEGGPCQAAAAATERRGQTHSEQ; the protein is encoded by the exons ATGGCCAGGGACTACGATTACCTCTTCAAGCTGCTCATCATCGGTGACAGCG GAGTGGGCAAGAGCAGTCTCCTGCTTCGTTTCGCAGACAACACTTTTTCAG GTAGCTACATCACCACAATTGGAGTGGACTTCAAGATCCGGACGGTGGAGATCAATGGGGAGAAGGTGAAGTTACAGATCTGGGATACAGCAGGACAGGAGCGCTTTCGCACCATCACATCCAC gTATTACAGAGGAACGCACGGGGTCATCGTGGTGTACGACGTGACGAGCGCAGAGTCCTTCGTCAACGTCAAGCGATGGTTACATGAAATCAACCAGAACTGTGATGATGTGTGCCGAATATTAG aTGTTCAACTGCATCACGGAGCTGGTGCTGCGCGCCAAGAAGGAGGTCCTTgccaagcagcagcagcagcaacagaacGACGTGGTCAAACTCACTCGGAACAGTAA